The DNA window AAATGATTTATTTCTCAGAGCTCTGGGGGATTTGTAGTCCGATTTGAAAGTACGTTTGAATAACAATTCGTAGTTGATAGAAGCCTTATTTTGACTCATGAGACACGCTCCTGCAGTGTGGCGGTTTTGGTAATCCAGGATTGTGCggaaggtctaagaaaatatatgaggatcacgcgaaaaaggcacaaggattgcgcgaatagaaaccttaacatctgctacaggaatgctcgaatttaaaatgaagttcattAGAGGtaggcaaaacaggaaacagttggaaaataaacgcatttttatgttaacgctagtttaggttagtttgttgacaagtcatcgatgtcttaccttcaGATGATAAATGAGGtgaaagattgaataatggtcgtgggtataaagaactttcctaacatttctcggaaaaaatatttaatcgggagaaacgaggcaatgTTGGAATGCTCATAGCGGCGTCAAAACACAACATGAGCCTTTCATGCGCTATTATTCGATTCCGGGATTATTCTAATAATAGCTCgaataatcgcgtcaaacacagttcGGCCGGCCTTAATTgtatatcagcgcctgcaagaccgtaggaatacttcatgcattgcgccaaacagtgcggtcgacgTGCggcacgtattagcgcctacaaaactgcatgaatacttctcgcattgcgccgaacgcagtgcagtcggtctgatgtcgtgaaacgcatattagcgtccacaagactgtaggaatgcgtgccatcattcttgacttctactccagtttttaccatatgaaagggaaaatatcgacggtgaaagtcggcaatcacataactcgtttgcggtgtctgaaaatctccgcccctacgtcattttcttaaaggagagcaaattgacattatttcttgaagtttttgcagaattttcttcgcattgagaagaaaaatcatgacagttttaaagaattgtcgtctagtagttttccatttaaaaaataaagtatgacaggaagtctgcgacgtcgcaaaccgagttatgtgattgctgacttgcaccgtcgatatgtatccTCATGATAACAATTCagaaattcggatttttttttctttttctttttcttgttacattaaatgaaaatagaacgaacgaaaatgtCTGATACCGCGTCATACCGCGTCACAAACCTTTCCAAGAGGTCGAATACTTGCGCGCTTGATTTCTGCACTCGACGATGAGAGCATAATATGTAGTTCCTACATTCATAAACGTCTTTGGGACGAGTAAAAAGctaatattttccttcattttcgcgggATACCACAACTCATACTTCCATCAGAGTCCGAACTAGTTCGGCGTTCGCTTGATTTCCGCTTCACGATGCGTGCAGCGAGCATAATGTCTACATGCATTTTAtaaacgtcgcacagtggatcgaaacaacagaagaagtcggacaaaatttggaaactttaaacgcttataactccgtttatacaaacatttgaggttctaaaagtggttccattggtttcctcctgaaatttttttcaagaagctcccctcaaaatttaaaatgtgagataaacataaaaattcgcagttttagtgagaaatttcatgtccgacttctcttatttgactcaatccactgtgcgtcgcgtcggTAAGAGACAGGTCAAGAGTTgatattttccttcattttcgcatGATACCACTTCATATACCTACGCCGAATAGTTGCACGCTTCAATTCCGGATTAATCGATGCGAGCGTTATTAAGCCTTCATTTATAAAGCGTCAGTAAGTTGAGACAGGTCAAGAGCTAAGAtttcccttcattttcgcgtgataccacatcacgcACCCACACCGAAGCAAGGCCGGCTTTATTACAGGCCGAGGCCGGCCGTCGAGACTGCGGCCTGGGGTGGCAAATTTCGAGAGGCCACAAAAAACTTTGCGAGGAGAACGAAGATGGGACGCTGCGCGCTGCAGCAGCAATCACCGTTTCGCCGGAAGGGCGGCGTGACAAAGTGGCGATTCAATCCTGAAGAATCAGTTGCAAAATGATTACAAATGTAGACCGCAAAATATGTGATGGAAGAGTCCGAACATCTgcattaaaaaatgtaatggGTATGCAATGCACGGCAtgacccccacccccccttccTTCCGCCGCGCCTGTGCGACAATTTGTGGGGGAGGGAGACAGCCTAGGGGCGGCAATGAGGTAGAGGTACATAAATCGGGCCATGACGAAAACTTCAAATTCTCCTATTTATTAAAAAGTtgacaaatattttctttcgagTTTAATTTCTCAAGAATAGCCCTTGATGGATAAATTGTCTTACTTTCTCTTTTTCAGGCATCTCTGAGTAATCCTGGGAATATACCTGTGGTATTATCTTCTCCTTGTGTACTTTATCAAACAAGATTTGGTGGTTATCAGGATGAAATCCCACTGCCACTAGGCATGGTTGTAAATGCAGTCTTCAAGAATCAGAACTGGCTGTACGTGCAAACACCTCACAGTGAAGAAGGCTACATTCCCTACAATACGTGCCTGCCACTGGGCATACTGCCACCACCCAGCTCCAAGACATCTCCATGCTGGGAGACACACACAGATATTTTTCCTCGGCCAACTGGAAATAAAACAGACTATGAAAAGCTGAGAGTAGGATCTAAGTCCGAGTGTGGTGACAGTTTAGGTAGATACTACAACTTTCGACAGCCAGTCTTTAACTGCGGAGAGCACAGTATTGACAGGCTCTACTTAAAAGCTACCTCACATCCAAAAGATAAGGGATTCTGTCAAACTCTGTTGGTCATAAGTGATGATTTTCAAAGTGATGATCATAATACTTTGGCAGTCAATAAAAATGATGTTGTTGTTCTAATAAACAGGCACATGAATAACTGGTTTTGGGTACGGAATAAGCTTGGTCAAGAGGGCTTGATACCTAGCCACATAGCGGGTGATGGATATTTATGAATGGATGAAtatttattgtatttttgttGGGTTGATTTTAGAAACTCTCAAAGAAATATGATTAATATTAAAATACTCAGAAAGGGGGTATCTCAGATTAGTCTAGTCCTATTGGCtaagaa is part of the Bemisia tabaci chromosome 1, PGI_BMITA_v3 genome and encodes:
- the LOC109043990 gene encoding SH3 domain-containing protein Dlish, whose translation is MGLKPSSLDRAKTTQNWVLKDRTHSDKTSIKVRSNDRNIERSNIRKFPDWTNPELTDSGTPRRRERRQRHGQRRHLHSRNSKSSSSHHSEKVRFGYQIIDIDAFLAKASLSNPGNIPVVLSSPCVLYQTRFGGYQDEIPLPLGMVVNAVFKNQNWLYVQTPHSEEGYIPYNTCLPLGILPPPSSKTSPCWETHTDIFPRPTGNKTDYEKLRVGSKSECGDSLGRYYNFRQPVFNCGEHSIDRLYLKATSHPKDKGFCQTLLVISDDFQSDDHNTLAVNKNDVVVLINRHMNNWFWVRNKLGQEGLIPSHIAGDGYL